Proteins found in one bacterium genomic segment:
- a CDS encoding HD domain-containing protein: MATKKASKKASSRSPKAPAAPKYNKITFDQIKKDPEVLALIEGADRNLGALNFTDHGLRHIARVATRAMRICREMHLTADEIRLAGVAAYLHDIGNAVHRIGHAQSSAIMAYSLLTARKMDPAEIAVVLGAIGNHDEGVGEPVSGPSAALILADKSDVLRSRVRSDKPLLHRHIHDRVNFAATDSKMDVDPEKHLITLRLAIDTDVSPVMDYFEIFLGRMTMCRRAANFLNCDFKLVINGTSLL, from the coding sequence ATGGCAACGAAGAAGGCATCAAAGAAAGCTTCCAGCCGCAGCCCGAAGGCTCCGGCGGCTCCCAAGTACAACAAGATCACTTTCGATCAGATCAAGAAAGACCCCGAGGTCCTTGCTTTGATCGAGGGGGCAGATCGGAACCTGGGGGCGTTGAACTTCACGGATCATGGTCTGCGCCATATCGCACGCGTCGCCACGCGGGCGATGCGAATTTGTCGGGAGATGCACTTGACGGCCGATGAGATTCGGCTGGCAGGTGTCGCGGCGTACCTGCACGATATCGGGAATGCCGTTCACCGTATCGGGCATGCGCAGTCGAGCGCCATCATGGCGTATTCGCTGCTGACCGCCCGCAAGATGGACCCGGCGGAAATAGCCGTGGTTCTCGGCGCCATCGGGAATCACGACGAAGGAGTCGGCGAACCGGTCAGCGGCCCGTCGGCAGCACTGATTCTGGCGGACAAAAGCGACGTGTTGCGTTCTCGCGTAAGGAGCGACAAGCCGCTGCTGCACCGCCACATTCACGATCGGGTGAACTTCGCGGCCACCGATTCCAAGATGGACGTTGACCCCGAGAAGCACCTGATCACACTGCGGCTGGCCATCGATACCGATGTGTCGCCCGTGATGGATTACTTCGAGATTTTTCTCGGCCGCATGACGATGTGTCGTCGCGCGGCGAACTTCTTGAACTGCGATTTTAAGCTCGTCATCAATGGGACATCGCTCCTCTAG
- a CDS encoding response regulator transcription factor, which translates to MRILLVEDEVRYAKGIQRGLQTVPSFVVDLSHDGEDGEFLALHNDYDLIILDLMLPKRDGLEVLQAIRAAGKTTPVLILTARSTKEDIVRGLDYGSDDYLAKPFDLGELIARCRALIRRSKGSPAPLLEVGDLRIDTRRHVLLANGTELTLPALEYRLIEYLAFRKGEVCSKTELLEHLYDYNWEKFSNVLEVYVSSIRRKLQGLGLPNMIRNLRGQGYVLSDSTQCEEIAE; encoded by the coding sequence ATGCGGATTCTGCTCGTCGAAGATGAAGTCCGATATGCAAAAGGCATTCAAAGAGGCCTGCAAACGGTTCCTTCGTTTGTCGTGGACTTGTCTCACGATGGAGAAGACGGTGAATTCCTCGCCCTGCATAATGACTACGATCTGATTATTCTCGATCTGATGCTGCCAAAGCGCGATGGCCTCGAGGTCCTCCAGGCGATCCGTGCAGCCGGAAAGACAACTCCAGTCCTGATCCTGACGGCGCGATCGACAAAAGAGGATATCGTTCGTGGGCTGGACTACGGCTCCGATGACTACCTGGCAAAACCATTTGATCTTGGCGAGCTGATCGCGCGCTGTCGCGCATTGATCCGGCGCTCCAAGGGCTCACCTGCTCCCCTGCTGGAAGTGGGCGATTTGCGCATCGATACACGACGCCACGTACTCCTGGCGAATGGGACGGAACTCACGTTGCCGGCGCTGGAATATCGCCTGATTGAGTACCTCGCATTTCGGAAGGGCGAAGTCTGTTCGAAGACGGAGTTGCTCGAGCATCTATACGATTACAACTGGGAGAAGTTTTCGAACGTTCTTGAAGTCTACGTTTCATCGATCCGCCGCAAGCTCCAGGGACTGGGGCTTCCCAACATGATCCGGAATTTGAGAGGTCAGGGCTATGTTCTGAGCGATTCGACTCAATGCGAGGAGATCGCTGAATGA
- a CDS encoding sensor histidine kinase N-terminal domain-containing protein, which produces MRSLATRIGILILALLLPLLAIFGLSAFKISEHELTASFDASLRANAEALATLVEVEDDGWIELEFADEIMTRFSRGSEPDLFAVYDSSGLLIEKSRSSTQPLPENLEEFLSAANDFEYGGDSYRGIAVDAFAENEEGDRDASTMVRLFFASTRRPLDEALTRLASRIASTLLALGVLCSLLAAFIARKSLKPLRDFARRLDRVSPRDLNEHFEVEEVPTELRRPAASFNRLIARLKEAFDRERNFSADAAHELRTPVGAMLVEIQAARLSPRDAKADDELLRDLEEETNRLHALCEGLLTLHARPADEPQAMSLNDWKDSVQSTCDAMQTLTKSAGTRLEFRCSAKSPSLDLLRTSPEITQRIVTNLISNALAHGGPPKTIEVQAQVIDGRLELAVDDDGNGISEELAHRVFERLVRGDSSRSRRAGGAGLGLTICRELAQRCGGDVEYRRKDSTGACFVWIIAPAKTG; this is translated from the coding sequence ATGAGATCCCTTGCGACGCGAATCGGCATTCTGATTCTTGCGCTGCTCCTGCCGCTTCTTGCGATCTTCGGACTGTCAGCGTTCAAGATCAGCGAGCACGAGCTGACCGCGTCATTCGATGCTTCACTTCGGGCCAACGCTGAAGCCTTGGCAACATTGGTAGAAGTCGAAGACGACGGCTGGATCGAGTTGGAATTCGCCGATGAGATCATGACACGCTTCTCTCGCGGATCGGAACCTGACCTGTTCGCCGTCTACGATTCGTCGGGTCTTCTCATCGAGAAGTCACGCTCCTCCACTCAACCTCTGCCGGAGAACCTCGAAGAGTTTCTGTCTGCTGCAAATGACTTTGAGTATGGCGGGGATTCCTATCGGGGAATTGCCGTGGATGCATTTGCGGAGAATGAGGAAGGAGATCGCGATGCTTCTACGATGGTGCGGCTTTTCTTCGCCTCAACGCGTCGCCCCCTTGATGAAGCGCTAACCCGACTCGCCAGTCGAATCGCCTCAACACTGCTGGCGTTGGGGGTGCTCTGCTCGCTGCTGGCTGCATTCATCGCCCGAAAATCCCTGAAGCCCCTCCGCGACTTCGCGAGGCGACTCGATCGCGTTTCGCCGCGCGATTTGAATGAACATTTTGAGGTGGAAGAGGTTCCCACCGAATTACGGCGTCCAGCGGCATCGTTCAACCGCCTGATTGCCCGTCTGAAGGAAGCATTCGACCGCGAGAGGAATTTCAGCGCAGATGCAGCCCATGAATTGCGCACCCCGGTCGGAGCTATGTTGGTCGAGATTCAGGCGGCCCGGCTGTCGCCACGCGATGCAAAGGCCGATGATGAACTTCTCCGCGATCTGGAAGAAGAAACAAATCGACTTCATGCGTTGTGCGAAGGCCTGTTGACTCTGCATGCTCGCCCGGCAGATGAGCCCCAGGCCATGTCACTCAATGATTGGAAGGATTCGGTTCAGAGTACCTGCGATGCCATGCAGACGTTAACCAAGTCCGCCGGAACCCGGTTGGAGTTTCGTTGCAGTGCGAAAAGCCCGTCCTTGGACCTTCTCCGTACATCGCCGGAGATCACGCAACGAATCGTGACGAACTTGATCTCGAATGCACTGGCCCATGGGGGACCGCCCAAGACGATCGAGGTCCAGGCCCAGGTCATCGATGGTCGCCTGGAGTTGGCCGTCGACGACGATGGAAATGGCATCAGCGAGGAATTGGCGCACAGAGTTTTCGAGCGACTTGTCAGAGGAGATTCTTCCCGCTCTCGTCGCGCAGGGGGAGCCGGCCTGGGGCTCACGATCTGCCGGGAATTGGCCCAACGGTGCGGCGGCGATGTAGAGTATCGGCGGAAGGACTCGACCGGGGCGTGCTTTGTCTGGATCATTGCCCCCGCGAAAACTGGGTAG
- the yajC gene encoding preprotein translocase subunit YajC, whose amino-acid sequence MYHAIFLLAQTSGGGSKPASPGGGMEWFLPIAVILVLFWLIILRPQKKEQAQHQNALKELKKGTKVISAGGIHGTIVEANPDKPTVQLEIAKGTRITVNRSSISVINPDEKTEDKKGGEK is encoded by the coding sequence TTGTATCACGCGATATTTCTGCTGGCCCAAACCAGTGGCGGGGGCTCGAAACCAGCCAGCCCCGGCGGCGGCATGGAGTGGTTCCTGCCCATCGCCGTTATCCTTGTCCTCTTCTGGCTGATCATTCTTCGGCCGCAGAAGAAGGAGCAGGCGCAGCATCAGAACGCGCTGAAGGAACTGAAGAAGGGCACGAAGGTGATCTCGGCCGGCGGAATTCACGGAACCATCGTGGAAGCCAACCCCGACAAGCCGACGGTTCAGTTGGAGATCGCAAAGGGTACCCGGATCACGGTCAACCGCAGCTCGATCTCGGTGATCAATCCGGATGAGAAAACCGAAGATAAGAAGGGTGGAGAGAAGTAA
- a CDS encoding PQQ-like beta-propeller repeat protein encodes MIRTYYLHRILVFLGLSGAILGVPRVVPGQLSEIPVDPQWAQAAQIVTMAESDDTLYVGGYFSTIARYAGNAFLADPETGEILPWFPEFDGGVYDMVADGEGGWFVAGDFDHVDGAAQAYLAHISPDYTLDTSWTPEPDARVLHLLHSGGTLYVSGDFTTISGTLRSGLAAIDAASGDLDTAWDPNPNYDVLDMALSGSTLYLGGTFNQIGGETRDHLAAVDASTGAILPWNPGANNIVQSLAIDGTALYVGGYFSQIAGQSRAALASIDLSTAEATSWDPGANGTISDLQIIDSKLYVCGAFISVSGESRSGLASFELSTGDLTSWAPDVGGSVYSIAALGTSIFITGSFEFVNGQDHVSIAAFDRGTGQLRSWEIQCMGGSGGAKFVAASDSLISFGGLIEGVGDVQRSTLAAIDLTTGDIRPWNPSLIGSIHDMDIKGTTLYVAGDFLAINGEKRDHVAAFDTTTGDLLPWAPVLNNGVRAIVAADSSVFIGGNFDTINTLTRVRLAEIDFSGNVTSWDVGANAQVRDFEYDGTNLYVMGSFEELGGESRNCLGVVSAATGAVGSLNLGPDNVNSSLNDIQLAGTTLYVGGDFSSFGGELRGNLAAIDTQTSSLAAWNPWADDEVGALAVDGSSIYVGGGFSTIGGTGRRGIAEIDATTGALNSWNPGIEGGVFELLFESGRLHCGGTIVSAGGLPRGWVTTFTAADTTAPVATISALESPQTGPEVLIPFEVSDGLEGTGASSVRLWVQTPGRRSFVDTGLVGEDSMGVFLYQVTDGEGLYEFAATATDHAGNSEVAPIAGEASVLISATAGVEFWRVVE; translated from the coding sequence ATGATTCGCACGTACTATCTGCATCGCATTCTAGTGTTTCTGGGTCTGAGTGGAGCTATCCTGGGAGTTCCCAGAGTCGTTCCGGGGCAGCTGAGCGAAATCCCCGTGGATCCTCAGTGGGCGCAGGCGGCCCAAATCGTTACCATGGCAGAGAGTGACGATACCCTCTACGTTGGAGGGTATTTCAGCACGATCGCTCGGTATGCAGGCAACGCATTCCTGGCGGACCCCGAGACCGGCGAGATTCTGCCCTGGTTCCCCGAATTCGACGGCGGCGTCTATGACATGGTCGCGGACGGAGAAGGCGGTTGGTTTGTCGCTGGCGACTTCGACCATGTCGACGGCGCGGCGCAGGCATACCTCGCACACATCTCGCCCGATTACACGCTAGATACATCATGGACCCCAGAGCCGGACGCTCGCGTGCTTCATCTGCTTCATTCCGGCGGCACGTTGTACGTGAGTGGCGACTTTACGACCATCTCGGGGACCCTTCGCAGCGGACTGGCTGCAATCGATGCTGCCTCCGGCGATTTGGACACCGCCTGGGATCCGAATCCGAATTACGATGTTCTGGACATGGCCCTTTCCGGTTCGACGTTGTATCTCGGCGGTACATTCAATCAGATCGGTGGCGAAACGAGAGACCATCTGGCTGCCGTGGATGCTTCGACAGGGGCCATCCTTCCCTGGAATCCCGGAGCGAACAATATCGTTCAGTCTCTCGCCATCGATGGAACGGCTCTTTATGTAGGCGGGTATTTCTCTCAAATCGCAGGACAGTCGAGAGCGGCTCTCGCATCGATCGATCTTTCAACGGCGGAGGCGACCTCCTGGGACCCGGGCGCTAATGGAACCATTTCCGATCTTCAGATCATCGATTCAAAGCTCTACGTATGCGGCGCGTTCATTTCGGTCTCGGGAGAATCCCGCTCCGGTCTAGCCTCTTTCGAACTCTCCACCGGCGATCTGACAAGTTGGGCGCCTGACGTCGGGGGCTCAGTATACTCGATCGCCGCTCTCGGTACTTCGATCTTCATTACCGGGAGTTTTGAATTCGTAAATGGCCAGGATCACGTCAGCATCGCTGCCTTTGATCGCGGCACCGGACAACTGAGGTCATGGGAAATCCAATGCATGGGAGGATCAGGAGGGGCCAAATTCGTTGCCGCTTCGGATTCGCTGATCAGTTTTGGCGGCCTCATCGAGGGAGTCGGGGACGTGCAGCGCAGCACGCTGGCCGCCATCGACTTGACCACAGGCGACATACGCCCTTGGAATCCATCTCTTATTGGCAGCATTCACGACATGGATATCAAAGGGACCACTCTCTATGTAGCCGGTGACTTTTTGGCCATCAATGGCGAGAAGCGCGACCATGTCGCCGCATTCGACACGACAACCGGCGATCTGCTGCCCTGGGCACCTGTCTTGAACAACGGAGTCAGGGCTATTGTGGCTGCAGATTCTTCCGTGTTCATTGGCGGGAACTTCGATACGATCAATACACTCACGCGGGTTCGCCTCGCGGAGATCGACTTCTCCGGCAATGTGACGTCTTGGGATGTCGGAGCGAATGCTCAAGTGAGGGATTTCGAATACGATGGAACGAACCTGTACGTCATGGGTTCGTTCGAGGAACTGGGCGGTGAGAGCCGCAACTGCCTCGGGGTTGTGAGCGCCGCCACCGGCGCCGTGGGATCTCTGAATCTCGGGCCCGACAATGTGAACTCAAGTCTCAATGACATCCAGTTGGCCGGAACCACGCTCTATGTGGGAGGTGACTTCAGCAGTTTCGGAGGCGAACTCCGCGGGAACCTTGCCGCGATCGACACACAAACGAGCTCCTTGGCTGCCTGGAATCCCTGGGCAGACGATGAAGTGGGGGCTCTTGCCGTCGATGGTTCATCCATCTACGTTGGAGGCGGTTTCTCGACGATTGGCGGAACAGGCAGACGTGGGATCGCGGAGATCGATGCCACCACCGGCGCTCTGAATTCCTGGAATCCGGGCATCGAGGGCGGCGTTTTTGAATTGTTATTCGAGAGCGGGCGTCTGCATTGCGGCGGGACGATCGTTTCTGCAGGTGGCTTGCCGAGAGGATGGGTGACGACGTTCACCGCGGCGGATACGACCGCTCCGGTGGCGACGATCTCGGCACTCGAGTCACCCCAGACTGGCCCCGAGGTTCTGATTCCCTTTGAGGTATCCGATGGCTTGGAAGGCACTGGGGCGAGCAGCGTTCGGCTTTGGGTTCAAACACCCGGACGCCGCAGCTTCGTTGATACCGGTCTGGTGGGGGAAGACTCGATGGGTGTTTTCCTCTATCAAGTCACTGATGGCGAAGGACTCTACGAATTCGCGGCAACGGCAACAGATCATGCGGGAAATTCGGAGGTCGCGCCCATCGCGGGCGAAGCTAGCGTGCTGATCAGCGCGACTGCCGGAGTGGAGTTCTGGAGAGTAGTCGAGTAA
- a CDS encoding Nramp family divalent metal transporter, translating into MSTASAGAVNRSTLSGLLKTLGPGIMFAGAAIGVSHLVQSSRAGAEYGFALLWAVLLANLFKLPFFEFVYRYSHATGEDMLAGYQRVGRWALWLVFAIVLISGYLSVAVVTLVTAGLAASLFKIKLTIFWWTAIVSLVCFMMIVIGRYPAVDKAIKLVMAVLAISTITAVVAAAIHGPAGTPELAVEFPWDKAGIAFLLALMGWMPAPIDVGIWPSIWAREREKETGHRPSLKERLTDFYIGYVGSTVLAVAFLALGALVMFATGEKFPAPAIAFSNKLVSLYTETLGGWAYYIVAAAAFTCMFSTSLTCLDGFPRTTHFAFCRLTGRDPESHRQDRLFWGITTSFVIATLVIVGLLMKTMIHLVTIATITAFITAPLMAYLNYRVVMLPNVGEDSRPPRWMHILAWAGLVFLLGFVAVYMWSLLAG; encoded by the coding sequence ATGAGCACGGCGTCCGCAGGAGCGGTGAACCGTTCCACTTTGTCCGGCCTGTTAAAGACCCTTGGGCCCGGGATCATGTTCGCCGGTGCGGCTATCGGTGTCTCGCACCTGGTCCAGAGCAGCCGGGCCGGCGCGGAGTACGGCTTCGCGCTGCTATGGGCCGTTCTGCTGGCAAATCTCTTCAAACTGCCGTTCTTCGAGTTTGTCTATCGCTACTCGCATGCCACTGGTGAAGACATGCTGGCGGGTTACCAGCGTGTCGGGCGCTGGGCGCTCTGGTTGGTGTTTGCGATCGTTTTGATCAGCGGCTATCTTAGTGTCGCCGTCGTAACGCTCGTGACGGCCGGACTGGCGGCGAGTCTCTTCAAGATTAAGCTGACGATCTTCTGGTGGACGGCGATTGTCTCGCTGGTTTGCTTTATGATGATCGTGATCGGGCGCTATCCGGCGGTCGACAAGGCGATCAAGCTCGTCATGGCGGTGCTGGCCATCTCCACGATCACCGCTGTGGTGGCTGCGGCGATTCACGGTCCGGCCGGGACGCCGGAACTCGCAGTCGAATTCCCATGGGACAAGGCAGGAATCGCTTTTCTGCTCGCGCTGATGGGTTGGATGCCCGCGCCGATCGATGTTGGAATCTGGCCGTCCATCTGGGCTCGCGAGCGCGAAAAGGAGACCGGGCACCGCCCATCGCTGAAAGAGCGCCTGACCGATTTCTACATCGGCTACGTCGGATCAACCGTGCTGGCCGTGGCATTCCTGGCGCTCGGTGCTTTGGTGATGTTCGCAACCGGAGAGAAATTCCCCGCGCCGGCGATTGCCTTCTCGAACAAGCTGGTTTCGCTCTATACCGAGACGCTTGGCGGCTGGGCGTACTACATCGTCGCTGCTGCAGCGTTCACCTGCATGTTCAGCACGTCGCTGACATGCCTGGACGGTTTTCCGCGCACGACGCATTTCGCCTTCTGTCGCCTGACGGGTCGCGACCCGGAATCCCACCGCCAGGACCGTCTGTTCTGGGGCATTACGACATCGTTCGTCATCGCGACCCTTGTCATCGTCGGGTTGCTGATGAAGACGATGATCCACCTGGTCACGATCGCGACTATCACCGCGTTCATCACGGCACCGCTGATGGCGTATCTGAACTATCGCGTCGTCATGTTGCCGAATGTCGGCGAGGACTCGCGCCCACCGCGCTGGATGCACATCCTGGCATGGGCCGGCCTGGTCTTCCTGCTCGGATTTGTCGCCGTCTACATGTGGTCGTTGCTGGCGGGGTAG